The following coding sequences are from one Humulus lupulus chromosome X, drHumLupu1.1, whole genome shotgun sequence window:
- the LOC133807261 gene encoding very-long-chain aldehyde decarbonylase CER1-like, producing MASRPGILSDWPWKPLGNFKYIILAPWVIRSTYMYVTKEDPRERDLSTFLIFPFLLSRMLHNQLWISLSRYRLAKGNNRIVDKSLEFDQVDRERNWDDQILFNGILYFLGTHILPNGTNVPTWRTEGVIMAILLHAGVVEFLYYWLHRALHHHYLYSRYHSHHHSSIVTEPITSVTHPFAEHVAYFLLFAIPLLTTLLTGTGSIAVLFGYIIYIDFMNNLGHCNFELIPKWFFSVLPPLKYLIYTPSFHSLHHTQFRTNYSLFMPMYDYIYGTVDKSLEDLYEMSLKRKEELPNVVYLTHMTTPESIYHMQIGFPALASRPHSSSKWYLWFMWPLTASSSLLARIYGRTFVVESHRFHKLTLQTWAIPKYKIQYFIQREKSSINNLIEKAILDAEEKGVKVLTLGLLNQKDELNAYGEVFVKKHPELKVKVVDGSSLAVAIVLNTIPKETTQVLVTGKLTKVAYAIALALCQKGIQVASSKDDEYNKLKESLINLSNSTANECLVLSQSYSQKIWLVGDGLSKEEQVKAPKGTIFIPFSQFPPQPFRKDCFYHYTPAMHTPATLENLHSCENWLPRRMMSAWRIAGVVHGLEGWTEHECGFHTPNIHKVWEATLRHGFQPLPNTSLHWDL from the exons ATGGCTTCTAGGCCTGGGATCCTTTCCGATTGGCCTTGGAAGCCTCTAGGGAACTTTAAG TATATAATATTGGCACCATGGGTGATTAGGAGCACGTACATGTATGTAACAAAGGAGGATCCAAGAGAGAGAGATTTGTCAACTTTTCTTATTTTCCCATTTTTATTGTCAAGAATGCTTCACAACCAGCTTTGGATCTCTCTTTCTCGTTACCGATTAGCCAAGGGAAACAATCGAATCGTGGACAAGAGTCTTGAGTTTGACCAAGTCGATAGAGAAAGaaattg GGATGACCAAATATTGTTCAATGGAATACTGTACTTCTTGGGAACCCATATACTTCCAAATGGTACGAACGTGCCTACATGGAGGACAGAAGGAGTAATAATGGCTATTCTGCTCCATGCTGGTGTTGTGGAGTTCTTATATTATTGGCTTCACAGAGCTCTTCACCACCATTATCTCTACTCTCGTTATCACTCTCATCACCATTCCTCCATTGTCACAGAGCCCATTACTT CTGTGACTCATCCATTTGCAGAGCACGTGGCTTATTTCCTTCTCTTCGCAATCCCATTATTAACAACATTACTCACCGGTACTGGCTCCATAGCTGTGTTATTTGGTTATATCATTTATATTGATTTCATGAACAATTTGGGTCACTGCAACTTCGAGCTCATTCCCAAGTGGTTCTTCTCTGTCCTCCCTCCTCTCAAGTACCTTATATATACCCCCTC gtTTCATTCGTTGCACCACACTCAATTTCGAACCAATTATAGCTTGTTCATGCCAATGTATGATTACATCTATGGAACCGTAGACAAATCTTTGGAAGATTTATATGAAATGTCACTGAAAAGAAAGGAGGAATTGCCAAATGTGGTGTATCTAACACATATGACCACACCAGAGTCCATATACCATATGCAGATAGGGTTTCCTGCTTTGGCCTCTAGGCCTCACTCTTCATCAAAATGGTACCTTTGGTTCATGTGGCCTCTCACTGCTTCGTCTTCTCTATTGGCTAGGATTTATGGCCGAACTTTTGTTGTTGAGAGCCACCGTTTCCATAAACTCACATTGCAAACTTGGGCTATACCAAAGTACAAGATACAA TACTTTATACAACGGGAAAAATCATCAATCAACAATTTGATTGAGAAAGCCATACTTGATGCTGAGGAGAAGGGTGTCAAAGTATTGACCCTAGGTCTTTTAAATCAG AAAGACGAGTTGAATGCATATGGGGAGGTTTTCGTGAAAAAACATCCAGAGCTGAAGGTGAAGGTTGTAGATGGCAGTAGCCTAGCAGTGGCTATAGTACTAAACACTATACCTAAAGAAACAACCCAAGTCTTGGTTACTGGCAAGCTTACTAAGGTTGCTTATGCCATTGCTTTAGCTCTTTGCCAGAAGGGTATCCAG GTAGCTTCATCAAAGGATGATGAGTATAACAAGCTGAAGGAATCATTAATCAACCTCTCCAATTCTACCGCTAATGAATGTTTGGTTCTCTCCCAAAGTTATTCCCAAAAG ATTTGGTTAGTGGGAGATGGATTGAGTAAAGAAGAACAAGTAAAAGCTCCAAAGGGAACAATATTCATTCCTTTCTCTCAATTCCCACCTCAACCATTTCGCAAAGATTGCTTTTACCACTACACACCAGCAATGCACACTCCTGCAACTCTTGAGAATCTTCACTCGTGTGAG AATTGGTTACCAAGAAGGATGATGAGTGCGTGGCGTATAGCAGGAGTAGTCCATGGCTTAGAAGGCTGGACTGAGCATGAGTGTGGCTTTCACACTCCCAATATTCATAAAGTTTGGGAAGCCACTCTTCGTCATGGATTTCAGCCACTACCAAACACATCTCTTCATTGGGATTTATAA